In the genome of Raphanus sativus cultivar WK10039 chromosome 9, ASM80110v3, whole genome shotgun sequence, the window CTTCAAAAAAGACTGAATGTCCTTCTGCAAGACGCTTTACCCAACTGTCAATAGAAATATCATCGACATCAACGTCGTCCTCCTCTTCAGTCAGCTCTTCCAAAAGAGCTACTTCTTCTTCTGTCTTGGTAGGAAGGATGCTGTGGATATCCCCTGACTGATACCAAAaaagtaaaaccaaaaaataatacatgttaGTATAATGCTACAACATTTTCAAAGTTTGTAGCACaagaaacattacaacatttTCAAGATTGTAGCAGAAGAAACATACCGTTATTTTGTCCAGTTCCCGATTCAATTTTGAAAGTGAGAACCCTTTCATCCCTGCTGATTTAAAGACTGATCTGCACATCCTAGGACAGTCTATATCGACGTCTTCAACCTCTTGTCTGAACTTCAATCCAAACTTGGGAATTGCCTCAAAAGCAAGCAACTACATACCAATCATGTACAAAcacttaacacaataatattaataaatgataaGGTAATTATCTTCAATTGCTTACCTCCAGTGGCAGACAGAAACCTGGAAGTGGCCATAAAGTCTTCTCTCTAACCCGACCTCCAAAATGATCCATGGTGTGCGATATCTCCTTAACCATGTAATCAAACGAGTACCTCCCCCATGGAAAGTTTTCGCAGAACTCGAGATCGTCCACAGCTCTTTGGAAGAATTCCAAAACATCTTTGGCGCCTTTTCCTACTTTCGTTTGCGCACAGATAACACTTcctaaaaagaacaaaaccatCATCTTCAGCCGGTCTCTGTGTTCTCCCATAGCCAACAGCTTCGCTTTGACATCCTCAAGCCTTATTGATTCTCCCTTCTTAAAATGGCGCTTCACGAACTTTCTATCACCAAACTCCTTATACCCAAGTGGATAGTTGCGGCAGCTAAGACCTGAGATCAAAGCGTGTTCTCTCAGGCCATAGCGGATGGGAACACCATTCACAATGAACCACACTTCCTTCCTCTTCGAGCCATCCACTGTCCGCAATAGCAACATCCACATTCCTTGGACCATGTGGTTTGAGTCCTTCTCCATGTGGAACACGTGACAGAATTGTGGATGCTTCTCAAACCACTTCCTCTCAGTATCACTCATCTTCGGTTTGAGATTAGCAAATGTAACCATAACGTCATTGACGAAACATTTGGTCGCTATCTTTATTTGTTTCTTGTACTCCGACTCATAGAAGTACATCCTCAACGGTTTGATTGCCTCGGTTGCCTCTAATTCCTGCAAGTAACATTGTGTTCTACATCAGTTATTCAAGTACTAAAACATAGTTCTCCTAAGTTATCCGAGCCTttcctaatatatttagttaaaccCTATTCAAGTTTTACAGTTATTACCTCTTCTCCTTGCCCGAGAACCCCGTCACCATCACCATCAACATTTCCTGATTCCGCTTCCAATGGGGGTtccttctctccttcttcttgatTTTCATTTTCGTTTTGACCTCTGTTCTCTTCGGGAGTCCCGTTCTCTTCGGGAGTCGGGAGAGTCCcgttctcttcctcctcttgtatttcttcttcatctttgttCTCTACTTCTTCATTGCTatttccttcttcatcttcatctttatctccattttcttctttatcttcttgagatgcatcgctgtttccttcttcctcttcatcttcgtctccattttcttctttctcttcttgagatgcatcgctgtttccttcttcctcttcatcttcgtctccattttcttcttccctttctttctccttctccgattcttctttctctttctcccgATCTTCTACATCCTTAGCCGGTTCTTCTACTTCATTCTCCTCCGCAACTCCCACGGTTCCAACAAATTCAACCGCCGGTGATTCCTCATCCGTCgtttttctcttcttcaagTTCTTCGGTTTGTTCTTCTTCGAGTTCTTCGAGGTCCCGCTCTTTTGCGGAGGAGGATCCGTTGGAGGAAGCCTATCCTTTCTCTTACCCAGCCTAGTTTCAACCATGATTCACACGTTTTCGGTGAATAATCGAAGGGAAATCGAAGGAATCGAAGTGGGATGTTCTAGGGTTGGGATACGTTTTCGAATTTAGGGGAAACCGTTTGAGAGAGAGGGGGGGGAGGGAGAAATAGAAATAAAGAATAAAGGGGAAATTGGAGAGACTCCACTTGGTTTAAATCGAAATTGAGTGGTTATTTGGATTCGGGTTCGAGATGGTTAAAATCGAGATTGGATCGGAGGGTTTAAGTTGGATTGGGGACG includes:
- the LOC108851124 gene encoding uncharacterized protein LOC108851124, translating into MVETRLGKRKDRLPPTDPPPQKSGTSKNSKKNKPKNLKKRKTTDEESPAVEFVGTVGVAEENEVEEPAKDVEDREKEKEESEKEKEREEENGDEDEEEEGNSDASQEEKEENGDEDEEEEGNSDASQEDKEENGDKDEDEEGNSNEEVENKDEEEIQEEEENGTLPTPEENGTPEENRGQNENENQEEGEKEPPLEAESGNVDGDGDGVLGQGEEELEATEAIKPLRMYFYESEYKKQIKIATKCFVNDVMVTFANLKPKMSDTERKWFEKHPQFCHVFHMEKDSNHMVQGMWMLLLRTVDGSKRKEVWFIVNGVPIRYGLREHALISGLSCRNYPLGYKEFGDRKFVKRHFKKGESIRLEDVKAKLLAMGEHRDRLKMMVLFFLGSVICAQTKVGKGAKDVLEFFQRAVDDLEFCENFPWGRYSFDYMVKEISHTMDHFGGRVREKTLWPLPGFCLPLELLAFEAIPKFGLKFRQEVEDVDIDCPRMCRSVFKSAGMKGFSLSKLNRELDKITSGDIHSILPTKTEEEVALLEELTEEEDDVDVDDISIDSWVKRLAEGHSVFFEEMYDVDVAARDPNTQEAVDEDQDDEDQDDEVGGEEGGASQKKMMEELIKQVKMIGTQLKRVKKTMDKFEERMVVPFEAFMKKAMDEGQGSGE